Sequence from the Euzebyales bacterium genome:
GTGCAGGGCCTTGAGGGGCACGATTGCCGTGATGGACACCTGTGCACTGTAGATCGAGCCCGCGCAGGAGGCTCTAGACTCCTCCGCACCATGATCACCCGCCCGCTCCACGCCACAGTCGACGGCCTCCCGCGATGGTGATTGGGCTGCATCCCGTTCGCGTCCTCGTGCTGTTCGGCGGAAGGTCTCCGGAGCACGAGATCTCGTGCCTGTCCGCGCGCAACATCGTTGCGGCGCTCGACCGCGACCGGTACCGGGTGACCACGGTCGGCATCACCCGTGACGGCAGGTGGACGCTGGTCGACGACGTTCCCCAGGCCAGCGACGGCCTGCCGAGCGTGCCCGACGACGGCGACACGGTCGGGCTGGTCAACGGCGTCAAGGGGCCGCGGCTGGTCCGCTTCCGCGATGACGACGAGGTGGATGTCCTCGGCCCCGTCGACGTCTGCTTCCCGGTGCTGCACGGCCCCTACGGGGAGGACGGCACCGTACAGGGCCTGCTGGCCAGCATGCGGGTGCCGTACGTCGGCGCGTGCGTCGCGGCAAGCGCCATCGGTATCGACAAGCGCCAGATGAAGAACGTGTTCACCGCCCGCGGCCTGCCACAGGTGCCCTACGTCGTCGTCCGGCGATGGCGGGTCGAGCAGGACCGGTCGGGCGTGCTCGACGAGATCGAGGACCAGCTGCCCTATCCGATGTTCACCAAGCCGGCCCGGCAGGGATCGTCGATCGGGATCCGCAAGGTCCGCCACCGCCACGACCTCGCGGCCGGCATCGACGAGGCGCTCGACTACGACCGCTGCGTGCTGGTTGAGCAGGGGCTCGAGGACCTGCGTGAGCTGGAGTGCGGTGTGCTCGGCAACGCCGAGATCGAGGTCACGTTCCCGGGCGAGGTGCTGACGGGCAACGAGTTCTATGACTTCGAAGGCAAGTACCTCGATGACGACCTGCAGCTGAGGTGTCCGGCCGATGTCCCCGACGACGTGCGTGACAGGTGCATGGAGCTCGCC
This genomic interval carries:
- a CDS encoding D-alanine--D-alanine ligase family protein translates to MVIGLHPVRVLVLFGGRSPEHEISCLSARNIVAALDRDRYRVTTVGITRDGRWTLVDDVPQASDGLPSVPDDGDTVGLVNGVKGPRLVRFRDDDEVDVLGPVDVCFPVLHGPYGEDGTVQGLLASMRVPYVGACVAASAIGIDKRQMKNVFTARGLPQVPYVVVRRWRVEQDRSGVLDEIEDQLPYPMFTKPARQGSSIGIRKVRHRHDLAAGIDEALDYDRCVLVEQGLEDLRELECGVLGNAEIEVTFPGEVLTGNEFYDFEGKYLDDDLQLRCPADVPDDVRDRCMELARSAYLAIGARGMARVDLFYAGGEVLLNEINTIPGFTAASMFPYVWERQGLGTPQLVERLLELAFEAADSEARFSP